The Streptomyces nigra genome includes the window GCTGGAGCCGGGCATGGTGCTGACCGTCGAGCCGGGACTGTACTTCCAGGCCGACGACCTGACCGTGCCGGAGGAGTACCGCGGGATCGGCGTGCGGATCGAGGACGACATCCTCGTCACCGTCGACGGCAACCGGAACCTGAGCGCCGGGCTGCCGCGCCGCTCGGACGAGGTCGAGAGCTGGATGGCCGCGCTGAAGGGCTGAGGTCCGGCGGCTGACGGACGGAGGACGGCCGGGTGCCCTGGGGGCGCCCGGCCGTCGTCGCTTCTGCTGGGGGTGGGGGTGGATCTGCATCTCGCGGTCGCCGCGGGCGGCGGACGCCGGGCGGGGCTGGAGCGCGCCCTGCGGGACGCCGTACGGGACGGGCGGCTCGCGCCCGGGGACCGGCTGCCCGCGACCCGGCAGCTCGCCGAGGAGCTCGGCGTCTCGCGGAACACCGTGAAGGCCGCCTACGACCAGCTCGTCGCCGAGGGGTATCTGACCGCCCGCCAGGGCTCGGGCACCCGGGTCGCCGCGCTGCCGCCCGTCGAGGCGGGGCCGCCCGGCACCGGCGAGCCCGCGCGGGCGCCGCGGTTCGATCTGCGGCCCGGCAGCCCGGACGTCGGGGCGTTCCCGGCGGCGGCCTGGCTGCGGGCGCTGCGCGCGGCGATCGCGCGGGCGCCCTCCCCGGCCTACGACTACGGCGATCCGCGCGGGCGGATCGAGCTGCGGACCGCGCTGTCGGGGTATCTGGGCCGGGCGCGCGGTGTGGCCGCTCCCCCGGAGCGCATCGTGATCACCTCCGGGTACGTCCAGGGGCTGGCGCTGCTCACCCGGGTGCTCGACGGTGGCCCGGTCGCCATGGAGGACCCGGGGCTGCCCTTCCACCGGGACGTCGTACGGCGTCACGGGGGTGCCGTCGTGCCGGTGGAGGTCGACGGGCGGGGGGCGTGCCTTCCTCCCGGTGGATGCGCGGCCGTCGTGGTGACGCCCGCGCACCAGTACCCCACCGGGGTGACCCTCCACCCGGAGCGGCGGCGCGCGCTCACCGAGTGGGCCCGCGCCCGGGGCGGGCTCATCGTGGAGGACGACTACGACGGGGAGTTCCGCTACGACCGGCAGCCGGTCGGCGCGCTCCAGGGCATGGCGCCGGGGCAGGTGGCGTATCTGGGCACCGCCTCGAAGACACTCGGGCCGGCGCTGCGGCTCGGCTGGATGGTGCTGCCGCCGCACCTCGTCGACGCCGTGGCCGACGCCAAGCTGCACAGCGACCACCACACCGAGGTCCTCGGGCAGCTGGCGCTCGCCGAGCTGATCGACAGCCACGCCTACGACCGGCACGTCCGGTCGTGCCGGCTGCGGTACCGGCGGCGCCGGGACCTGCTCCTGGACCGGCTGGGGGCGCACCGGGTGCGGGGGATCGCGGCCGGGCTGCACGCGCTCGTGGAGGTCGACGACGAGGAGCGCGTCATGGCGCGGGCGGAGGCGCACGGCCTCGCGGTGGGGCGGCTGGCGGACCACTGGCACACACCGGGCGGGGACAGGCCGCAGGGGCTGGTCGTCGGATACGGCACACCCCGGGAGGGGGCCTGCCGGGAGGCGCTGGAGGTGCTGGCGCGGGTCCTGGGCGAGGCCTGATTGGGCCACTGAAAGGCCCTCGGATTGGGCCTCGGAACAGGCCCACCGGCTCTCTACGGTCGTCCCATGACCTCCCGTCTTCTCCCGCCCGCCGGTCCCCGACGCACCCTGGCGCTGGCGCAGTTGAGCAACTCGGTCGGCGACGGCGCCTACTACACGACGTCCGCGCTGTACTTCACCCAGATCGTCGGGCTCAGCCCCGCCCGCGTCGGCCTCGGGCTGACCGTCGGCTGGGCGGTCGGCTCGCTGGCCGGGGTGCCGCTCGGACGGCTCGCCGACCGGCGCGGTCCGCGCGGGACGGCGGTGCTGCTGGCCCTCGCGACCGGTCTCGCGGTGGCGTCCTTCACGGTGGTGCGGGGGTTCGTGCCGTTCGTCCTGGTCGCGTGCGGGTACGCCGCCGCGCAGTCCGGGCTCGCGGCGGCCCGGCAGGCACTGCTCGCGGGGCTGGTGTCCGCCGGGGACCGCACGGGCCTGCTGGCCCATCTGCAGTCGACGCTCAACGCCGGTCTGGCGGTGGGGGCCGGGCTCGGCGGGCTCGCGCTGCACGCCGGGACGCGGACGGCGTACCTGGCGGTTTTCACGCTGGACGGGCTGAGCTTCCTGCTGTGCGCCGGGCTGCTGTCGCGCCTGCCGGCCGTACGGGCCGGGTCCGGTAGGCGGCCCGCCGGTCTCGGGGTGCTGCGGGACCGGCCGTACGCGGTGCTCGCGCTGCTCAACACCGTGCTGCTGCTGCGGCTTCCGCTGCTCAGCCTCGTCCTGCCGCTGTGGATCACGCGCCGGACCGACGCCCCGGCCTGGATGGTCTCCGCGCTGTTCGTGCTCAACACCGGTGCGGTGATGGCGTTCCAGGTGCGCGTCGCGCGCGGGGTCACAGGACCGGCCACGGCGACGCGCGCGATCCGCCGGGCGTCCTGGGTGATGCTCGCGGCGTGCGGCGCGTTCGCCCTGAGCGCGGGAGCCCCGCCGTGGGCGGCGGCCGGGGTGCTGGTGCTGGGCGCGGTGCTGCAGGTGGCAGCCGAGATGGGGCAGTCGGCCGGGTCCTGGCAGCTGTCGTTCGACCTGGCCCCGCGGGACCGCACCGGCGAGTACCAGGGCCTGTTCGGCACCGGCGTCACGGTCGCCCGGACCCTCGGCCCGCTCCTGCTGACGTCGCTGCTCGTGGACTGGGGGACACCGGGCTGGCTGACGCTCGGCGCGGTGATGCTGGCCGCGTCGTACGCGATGGGGCCGGCGGCCCGGCACGCGTCGGGGCGGCGGGAGGCGGGGGAGCGGGCTGCGGTGGCTGTGGGGTGATGGGCCTGCGGGCCCACGGCGAAGGCACCGCGGACCAGCGAAGCTACGCGCTGGTCCGCGGTGCCCTACGTCGCTCTGCGCCCGGGACGTGCCCGCTGGGACACGGGCCCGGGGTCAGGAGTCCAGCAGGGTTCCCGGCAGGTCGAACCGCTTGGTCCTGCCGGTGGTGAGGTCCACCCGGGTCACTGTCCTCTCAGAGTAGACGAGCCAGCCGTTCGAGGTGGGGGTGATGTCCAGGGACGCGGCAAGGCCCTTGATCCGGGCACGATGCAGTTCCTTGCCACTGGTGGCGTCGACCTCGACCAGTTCGGTGTCGTTGCCCGTGGCCGCCGCGATCACGATGGACGAGTCCGTCGCCGCCACCGCGTCGACCCGGCCGCCGTCCACCGTGACCGCCGTCTCGGCGGCGGTGCGCTTGAGGGAGACCTCGATGTCGCCGGACTTCGCCGAGGCCGGGGAGCCGACGACGACCGGGTGGCCGGAGGGGCACGCGACATCCTTGACGTCCAGGCCCCTCGGCACGGCCACGGGGATGACCTTGCCGTCGGTCAGGTTCGCGACGAAGACGCTGGTGCCGTCACCGGAGGCCCCGACTGTGGAACTGCCCAGGCAGACGGTGTCCGTGGCCGGGCTGGACGCCGCGAAGCCGATGGTGCCGGGGACCTTCAGCTCGCGCTTGGTGGTCCAGTCCGCGGGGTCACGGACCAGCACGCTGGACGACGGGGCGCCGCTCGGCGACTTGGTGTCGGCCAGTCCGGCGACCTCGGCGACCAGAGTCTTGCCCGGCATGATCCGGCGGAGCCGCACATCGCCCGTCATGCCGTCCAGGGTGTGGTCCTTGCGGTTGATCTCGTACCGCCGGTCCGGCTTGCCGTCCTTGCGGGGGACGGTCAGCAGCCAGCGTCCGTCGGCGAGTTCGACGATGTGCGGGCTGATCGCATCGTCGTCGTCGGCCTGCTGGGGCACGACGGCCAGGCTCTCCGCCCGGGGCTTGTCGGGGTTGATCCCGACGACCGTCACCAGGCCGTCGACCTTGGCGAGCGCGAAGGTGCGGGAGCCCTTCCAGTCGTCGCCCAGATCCACACCGCCCGGACCGGAACAGGCCGTCGTCAGCGCGAGGACGGAGCCGAGAGCGCCCAGGAGGGCGGTGGCGCGGGCCGGACCGGTCAGCTGTGTGCGGTGCTCGCCGTGCTTGTGTGTCGAGGGGTACGGCATGGGTGGGGTCACCAGTCCTTCATCGCATCTGTGGGGGACATGCTCGCCGCTCTGCGGGCGGGGGCCAGCGAACCGATCGCCACCACCAGCACCGTCAGACCGAGGAGCAGAAGCAGGGTGGTCGCGGACGGCAGCAGCACCCAGCCCTTGACGTACGGCGCCAGGTCCGCGCTGCCCCGCAGCAGGGCGGCGGCGCCGCTGCCCAGTGCCGCGCCGAGCACGGCGCCGATCAGCGCGGCCACGGCGCCGACCAGGGCCATCTCCGTTACCAGCATCGTCAGTACCGATCTGGTGCGGAAACCGACCGCCTTGAGGATGCCGATCTCCTGTGCCCGCTGCCGCGACAGTGCGCCGGTCACGGTGACCGCGCCGACGAACGCGAGCACCCCGAGCACACCGAGCAGCACCTGGCCCACCAGCTTGATCATCTCCAGCACGGCGGGGAGCGCTTCGAGCTGCTGCTGGAGGGTGACCGCCGGATAGCCCAGCCGCTGCACCGACTCCATCACGGCCGGCACGTCGGCCGCCGTCTTCGCGACCACGGTCAGCTGGTCGTAGCCGATGGTGGACACGTAGCCGTCCACGGGTTCCCCGGACCGCTGTGCCGCCCACTCGATCACGGTGGCGTCGGCGGCGTACGCGGCACCGGGGTTGTCCAGCTGCCAGGTCGGGTCGTACACACCGACGAGGCGGGCCTGGCCGGTGACTCCGGTGCCCTCGCCCTGCCGTACGTAGCGGGTGGTCTCGACATCGATCTTCTGGCCCACCAGCTTGCTCAGGTCCACCCCCTGGGAGGCGGCCGGGGTCACCAGTTCGCCGGGGCGCAGCGGGAAGAGGTTCTTCCGCACCGACTTGGTGACCGGTGGGGTGAGCGCCGGCCGGTGGGTCGTCGCGTACAGCAGGACGGTGTCGCCCACCTCGGTCAGCACACCGAACGACACCTGGGCCCGGTGCTGCACCGACTCGACCTGCGGCAGCTTCGCGAGCCGCGCGGCGGTACGGTCCGTCAGCTGCGGAGTGTCAGGGCGTCCGTCGGGCTTGTCGACGGTGATGCTGCGGTTGGCGCTGCTCTCCTTGACATCCGCGTCGGTGGCGCCTTGTGCCCGGTCGGCGATGCCCAGCGCGCCGAGGCAGACGGCGGCGGCGACCGAGACCAGCGCCACGAGGCCGAACAGCCGGCGGCGCAGTGCACGGACGTTGGCCAGCGCGAGACTGAAGGCGTTCATTCCGGGCTCTCCGTCTCCACGGCCGGGCGGGGAAACCTGCCCTTGTCCAGGCGGTGCACCACATCCGCGGCATCGGACACCGCCGGGTTGTGCGTCACGAGCAGCACAGCCCGGCCCTCGTCCGCCAGCTCCCGGAAGAGTCCGAGGAGCACCTCCTCGCTCTCCGTGTCGAGGTTCCCGGTCGGCTCGTCGGCCAGCACCACGGGCGGGTCGTTGATCAGCGCCCGTGCCAGCGCCACTCGCTGCTGCTCCCCGCCCGACAGTTCACTGGGCAGATGGTCGGCGCGCTCCGCGAGTCCCACCCGTGCCAGCAGCTCGCGTGCGCGGGTCTCGCCCTCGCCGCGACGGCCGGTGAACGGCAGGACGACGTTGCGCAGCGCCGAGTGCTGCGGCAGCAGGTTGTACGACTGGAACACGAACCCGAGCGTGCCGCGGCGCAGATCCGCCAGCGCTCCGTCCGGCAGATCCGTCGTGTCGACGGGTCCCGTGCCGTGGCCGCCCTCGACGAACACCCGGCCGCTGTCCGGCGGGGTCAGCAGCCCGAGGATGTGCAGGAGTGTGGTCTTCCCGGAGCCCGAGTGGCCGACCAGGGCGGTGACCTCACCCTTCCTCACGGCGAGGTCGACCCCGTCCAGGACGTCGACCCTCCTTCCGCGCAGGACGTAGGACTTGCCCACGCCTTCCGCGCGCAGCAATACGCTCACCGGACTCTCGCTCACTTTCCGTTCCTCGGGCCTGCGGCCGGCAGCCATCCCATGGCGCCGTGCAGTTGCCGGTCCAGGCTCCACACACCCCAGGTGGTCTTCAGGTCGCAGGCGTCGTCGCCACCGCCGACCTGGTACAGATCGGGCAACCCGGGACACCCCTTGTACGGCGTGACGCCGCGCCCGAGCGCTTCCCGCAGAGCCGTGTCCAGTGCGCCGCCGAGCAGGGCATAGGCCCGTACGACCAGCGCGTAGTCGTAGACGGCGGTGAAGCGGCCCGGGTTCCGCGCCCACTGCTTCAGGGCGTCGGCGGTGATCCAGGACGGCATGCGGTCCTGCCGGCCGCTGTCGGCGAGCCCCACGGCGACCGTGGCCGCGGCCGCCACTCGTTCCGGGGTGTCCAGACTCCAGGTGCCGATCGCCGGCGCATCGGTCGAGGCACCGGTGTCGGCGCAGTTGAGGGTGGTCCGCTGCCACTGGGTGGCGTTGTGCTCGGTCACGGTGGTGGGCAGCACCCGCGGGTCGCCGCACAGCCGCCGTGCCTGTTCGCTCGTGCCTCCGCCCGCGGTGACCTCACGCAGGGCGGCCCGGTTCAGGCGCTCGGCGCCTTCCTGGCTGACGTCACCGGACTTCTCCTCGCGGTCCAGTGCCGCCGACAGCCCGGGGTCCTCGCGCGACCAGCCCGCCAATGCCCGCAGCCGTTGCACGAAGAGGGAGGCGTCCGGGTTGCCGATGTAGGCATCGGGGTCGCGGACCGTCCCGTCGTCGAGCCGTTCGCCGTCCAGTCGTTCCAGCACCGGCGCGAACACGGACTTCGGTGAATCTGCCGCCTTCAGCACGTGGACGAGGCTGTGGAGCTGCTCGTAGGGGAGCGTCGCCGCGCCGTCCCGGAGTACCGGTTCCCAGACCCGCCGGTCGACGGCGGGCCGCTTGCCCGCCGCCTCCTGGATCAGCACGAAACTGTAGGTGTCGGCGAGCCTGGTCGCCCTGTCGTCGGGCGTGAGCTCCGCGAAATCGGCCGTCCCCGGGGCCGCGATCCTGGTGAGGGCGGCGGGCACGGGCTCCTTCAGCAGGTGGAGCGAGCGGGCCAGGGCACTGCCCTGGTCGAGCGCGCGGGGCTTGCCGGCCAGCGAGCGCAGCCAGGTCACGGTGGCGGCCCGGTCGGCCGGCGGGAGGTCGTCCAGGCGCCCGAGTTCGTCGAGCACCTCGAGGGCGGCCCAGGTGGCTCCGAGGCGCGCCGCGTCACCGTCGTCGCCGAGCGCGGAGTCCACATACCAGCCGCCCGCAGTCCGGGCCTTGTTCACATCCTCCGCGTCGCCGGCGCCCAGCGCCTCGTCGGCGCCGGCCCGGCGCAGGGGGATCAGCCAGTCCCTGCCCCAGAGCGAGGACGTCTCCAGCGCTCCCCTGCGGAACGACCTGACCTGGTCCGAGGCCATGCTGATCTTGGGGTCGCGGCCCAGCGCGGAAAGGGTCCGCAGCGCGAAGGACTGCGCCTGGGAACCCGCCGGCTGCTGACGCAGGAACGGGTGGTAGTAGTAGCCGTTCTGTCTGCTGACCAGAAGGTCGAATTGCCGGGCAGCGGCGGTTTCACGCTCCCCGGATTCTTCGGACGTGGATGCGCATGACGCGATAAGGGCGCCGCACACTATTGCTCCGACAATTTTGGACGCCGGAACTCTGCCCCGCGTCGCCGCACCGAATTTCACCGAACGCCCCCGTGCGCTGTTCTTCGAATTCATGAAAAAATGCCACACCGCCGGGCCCTGACGGTGTGACACCTTCACTCAGCTCATTCGCGGTTTCCGGAGGCAGATCAGGCGGCGCCCGCGTAGGCGCACTTCTCGCTGACGTTGATCGAGTTGGTGACCTTGGCCGAGCCGCAGCTCTTGGTCGACACGTAGGTGGTGGCCCCGCCCGGGCGCATCTGGCCGTAGGTGTCGGAGATGCTGGCGTTGGTGTTCTTCCACCGCACCTCACCCAGGGAGCGGCTCTTCATCGTGAGCGTGGCCTCCGGGTTCTTGGAGATGGTGATGGAGACGCTGATGCCGTGGGCCGCCAGTTCCGCACGGTTCTGGATCCACTTCGCCTTGCGGGGGTTCGTCCCCGACATCTTCGTGGACGCCTTCCAATCACAGGCGGTCACGTAGAAGCCGCAGTGCCAGGCGTTGATCGAGATCTTGTTGCCACCCGGGATGCCCACCGAAGTGGAAGCCGAGGTGGCGTGGGCCGGCGACGCCGTCAGCACGAGAGCCCCGGCGGCGAAAGCGGCGGCGGCCCCGGACATCAGGCGCATACGTATGCCCTTGTTCATTCGATTGTCTCCCCGTGAGATACCGAGAAAGGTTCCGGGTCAGGAAACCCTCAGAAATGCACCGCGCCTGAATCCCCTGGCGCGACGTGCGTTCCTTATTTGTATCTGGAATCGATCTTGCAGCACAATCTGGCCGGCCCTCGACCAGGGGTGCCGCTCGTCACGCCGTGGAGATGGAACCACATTACGGGGAATGACATCAGGGGGATATCGCTACACCGCCACCAGCGGTGCGTCGTTCCGCCACTTGAGGATCTTCTCGAAGCTGACCACCGCGCCGCTGCGGCCCTGGGGGCTGCCGAACTGGACGTGATCCGCGAGTTCTTCGATGAGGCACAGGCCGCGGCCGTGCTCGGCGTCCGAGGCGACCTGGCGTGTGGTGCGGCGCGGCGGGGTGAAGCCGGGGCCCGAGTCGGCGACCTCGATGTGGCAGCGCTCGCCGTCCAGGTACGCCGTGACGCGGTACGCCTGGGGGGAGCCGTCGGGGGCTGCGGTGCCGCCGTGCTCGACGGCGTTGGCGCAGGCCTCGCTGAGGGCGACGGAGAGGTCGTAGGAGACGTCGGGGTCGACGCCCGCGGTCTCCATGGTGCCCATGAGCAGGCGCCGGGCGAGCGGCACGCTCGCGGCATCGCGCCGCAGATGGAGTGACCACCAGATGCTCATGCTCCAGCCTCCTGGCCGCGGCTCGACATACCGTTACGTATTGCCGCGTGTGACCGCCCGTAAGCACATCCGTGACGTGACGCCGCCCATATGGTCGATGCGCCTATGCGTGAATCGGTGTATGTGGTGTCGGGCCACACCAGAACGTGACCTTCCGGTGGTTCGTCATCTTGTGGACCTGCCGTATGGAGGGCATGGGGCCAGTGGGATGATGAGGCCGCCATGTCTGCCCCCCACCCGCGCACAGCGCGCGCCGGAAGCGATCTCCGGATAATGCGGGCCGCGGTGTTCGCCGCGGTCTGCGTCGTGCTGGCCGGGACCGGGCACGCGCTCGGCTCGTGCGCCACGGTTCCGCTGTGGACGCTGGGCGCCGGGTTCCTGGGGGTCGTCCTCGTCACGGTGCCGCTCACCGGCCGGGTGCGCTCGCTGCCCGGCACCGCCGCGCTGCTCGCCGGCGGACAGACCGTCCTGCACACGCTGTTCGGGCTCGGGCAGCACGGGGCGGTGACGGCCGGGGCGACCTCGGCGGCCTCCGGCTCCGGGGCGGCGTCCGACGCGACGCTCGTGCAGCAGGCCGCGCGGCTTGTCTGCGGCACCGCCGCCGCGGCGATCAGTCCCGCCCAGGCCGAACGGATCCTCACCGAGGCCCGGATCGGCCCGGGTTCGGGGGCGCACGCCGCGCACCTGGACGCCATGGCCCCGGCGGCGGACGCGACGTCCGTGTCGCTGCTGCCGTCGCTGCCGATGCTGCTCGCCCACCTTCTCGCGGCCCTCGCCGGAGGGTGGCTGCTGCGGCGCGGTGATCTGGCCCTGCTGCGGATCGCCGAGATGTCCGCGCTGTCGGCGCACACCGTCGCCGAGGGCGCACTCGTACGGTCCCTGCGCGGGGCCCTCGCGCTGGTGCGCGCCCTGCGGGCCGGGCTGCCGGGCGTCCCGGAGGCCGGTCCGCGTCCGCCGCGCGCCGGGGGACGGGCCGTGCCCGCCCCGCCCACCGTCGTACTCCAGCACTCCGTGATCAGGCGCGGCCCGCCGGCCGCCGACGCGTTCCGCCTCGCCGCCTGACACGACGCGACCACCACTCCACCCACGGGGTGTGAAGGGGCCGCCGTCGTGCGGCACGCGCGCGTGCGCCCGTCCCCGTCACGGGGCGGTCCGGCACGCCTGTCCCCGGTGACCGGTTTCCCGCCGATCCCGTGTGATCAGGCACCTTCGCGCACGCGTACTCCTCTTCACCACCGGAAATCCCGTAACTCACCCACAGTGGAGTGCTCCGAATGAAGGCCTCTCGTCTCGCCGCCGCCGGCACCCTCGCCGGCACCGCCGTGCTCGCCCTGTCCGCGCCCGCGTTCGCCCATGTCAGCGTGCAGCCGGAGGGCGAGGCCGCCAAGGGCGGTTACGCGGTCGTCGACTTCAAGGTGCCCAACGAGCGCGACAACGCCTCGACCACCAAGCTCGAGGTCACCTTCCCGACCGACCACCCGCTCGCGTCCGTGATGCCGCAGCCGGTGCCCGGCTGGAAGGCCGAGGTCACCAAGTCCACCCTGAAGAAGCCGCTGGAGCTGCACGGCCGGAAGATCACCGAGGCCGTCAGCAAGGTCACCTGGACCGCGGACGGCAAGGGTGTCGAGCCGGGCTTCTTCCAGAAGTTCCCGCTGTCCGTCGGCACCCTCCCCGAGGACACCGACCAGCTCGTCTTCAAGGCGGTCCAGACGTACTCCAACAAGGAGGTCGTCCGCTGGATCGAGGTGCCGCAGGAGGGCCAGGAGGAGCCCGAGAACCCGGCGCCGGTGCTCCAGCTGTCCGCCGCCGAGGAGGGCGGCCACCACGGCTCGGCCTCCGCCGACAAGGGCTCCGGTGACGCCGAGGCCGCCTCCGCGAAGACGTCCGCCGCCGAACCCGCCGACAGCAGCGACACCACCGCCCGCGTCCTGGGCGTGGTCGGCATCGTCGTGGGCGCGCTGGGCGTGGCCTACGGCGTGCTCGCCGGCCGCCGGCGCACCACCGCCTGACCCACCCCGACCCAACCTCGGGTCGTCCCCGGGTTCCCGGCCGGCACACACGCCGGCCGGGGCCGGGGGGCGTCCCCCGGGAGACTGCACATGCGTAAGAAGACCTTCGCGGCGGCTGCCCTGCTCGCCGCCGCCACCCTGACCCTGACCGCCTGCGGCGGCGGCGAGGACGACGGCGCCTCACCGGTGACCGTGGTCTCCGAGGAGACCGGCTCCGACAAGGCCGCCATCGTCCTCGACAAGCCGTTCGAGAAGCCGGACCTGGTCCTCACCGACACCCACGGCGGGAAGTACGACCTGCGCAAGGAGACGGCGGGCAAGCCGACGCTGGTCTACTTCGGCTACACCAACTGCCCCGACGTCTGCCCGACCACGATGAGCAACATCGCGGTCGCCAAGAAGCAACTGCCCGAGGCCCAGCAGGACGAGCTGCGGATCGTCTTCGTCACGACCGACCCGGAGCGCGACACCGCCGCCGCGCTCGGCAAGTGGCTCAAGGGCATCGACCCTCAGGTCGTGGGCCTGACCGGGGACTTCGACACCGTCCAGGCCGGCGCCCGCACCCTCGGCATCACCATCGAGGCGCCGCACAAGGACAAGAACGGCAAGGTCGTCTCCACGCACGGCACCCAGGTCGTCGCGTTCTCCCCGAAGACCGACGCCGGGTACGTCCTCTACACCGAGGACGCCTCCGTCGACGACTACACCAAGGACCTCCCGGCGCTCATCAAGGGGGCCCGGCCGTGAGCCGTCGCGCCGCGTCCGTCGTGGTCCTGGCCGGGGCCCTGTTCCTCGCGGGCTGCGGGTCCGACGAGGACTCCCCCGCCGATCTGTCCGTCAGTGGCGCCTACATGCCGCAGCCGGTCTCCGACTCCATGGCGGCCGGCTTCCTGACGGTCACCAACAAGGGCGGTACGGAGGACGAGCTGACCTCCGTGACCAGCGACGTCGGCGAGGTGACCGCCCATGAGACGGTCGGCTCGGCGATGCGGGAGGCGGAGCATCTGGCCGTCCCCGCCCACGGAAGCCTCGTGTTCCGCAGCGGCGCCAACCATCTGATGTTCGAAAAGCTGAAGCGGAAGCCGTTGCAGGGCGAGAAGGTGACCGTGAAGCTCCACTTCGCGGAGTCGGGCACCGTCACGGTCGAGATTCCGGTGAAGTCCGCGACGTACAACCCGAAGACCGGGCACTGAGGGAGAGATCGCCTTGACGTCAACCATCGCCCCCCGGGTCCGGACGCTGGTGCTGCTGCTCCTGGCCGCCACCGGTCTGCTGCTCGCCGGCGCCGGACCGGTCTCCGCGCACGCCGCGCTCACCGGCAGCGACCCCCGGCAGGGGGCGGTGGTGGACAAGGCCCCGCAGCAGGTCTCGCTGACCTTCTCCGAGAAGGTCGCCCTCGCCGACGACTCCCTGCGGGTCCTCGACCCCAAGGGCAAACGCGTCGACCGCGGCGACCCCGCCGGCACCGGCGGGACCACCTACTCCGTGAAACTCCACAGCGGACTCCCCGACGGCACGTACACCGTCACCTACCAGGTGGTGTCCGAGGACAGCCATCCCGTCGCCGGGGCCTACACCTTCTCGATCGGCGCGCCCTCCAAGACGTCCGTCTCCGTCGACGACCAGGCCGCGGGCGGCGGGGTCGTCGGCGTGCTCTACGGCTTCGGCCGGTATGTGTCCTACGCCGGGTTCATCGTCCTGGTCGGCGGCGCGGCGTTCGTGCTCGGCTGCTGGCGGGGCGGGACGGCCGTACGGTCGATGCAGCGGCTCGTCGTGTCCGGCTGGCTCGCGCTGACGGCGGC containing:
- a CDS encoding ATP-binding protein, which gives rise to MSIWWSLHLRRDAASVPLARRLLMGTMETAGVDPDVSYDLSVALSEACANAVEHGGTAAPDGSPQAYRVTAYLDGERCHIEVADSGPGFTPPRRTTRQVASDAEHGRGLCLIEELADHVQFGSPQGRSGAVVSFEKILKWRNDAPLVAV
- a CDS encoding YcnI family protein; the protein is MKASRLAAAGTLAGTAVLALSAPAFAHVSVQPEGEAAKGGYAVVDFKVPNERDNASTTKLEVTFPTDHPLASVMPQPVPGWKAEVTKSTLKKPLELHGRKITEAVSKVTWTADGKGVEPGFFQKFPLSVGTLPEDTDQLVFKAVQTYSNKEVVRWIEVPQEGQEEPENPAPVLQLSAAEEGGHHGSASADKGSGDAEAASAKTSAAEPADSSDTTARVLGVVGIVVGALGVAYGVLAGRRRTTA
- a CDS encoding SCO family protein, giving the protein MRKKTFAAAALLAAATLTLTACGGGEDDGASPVTVVSEETGSDKAAIVLDKPFEKPDLVLTDTHGGKYDLRKETAGKPTLVYFGYTNCPDVCPTTMSNIAVAKKQLPEAQQDELRIVFVTTDPERDTAAALGKWLKGIDPQVVGLTGDFDTVQAGARTLGITIEAPHKDKNGKVVSTHGTQVVAFSPKTDAGYVLYTEDASVDDYTKDLPALIKGARP
- a CDS encoding copper chaperone PCu(A)C; translation: MSRRAASVVVLAGALFLAGCGSDEDSPADLSVSGAYMPQPVSDSMAAGFLTVTNKGGTEDELTSVTSDVGEVTAHETVGSAMREAEHLAVPAHGSLVFRSGANHLMFEKLKRKPLQGEKVTVKLHFAESGTVTVEIPVKSATYNPKTGH
- a CDS encoding ABC transporter ATP-binding protein — translated: MSVLLRAEGVGKSYVLRGRRVDVLDGVDLAVRKGEVTALVGHSGSGKTTLLHILGLLTPPDSGRVFVEGGHGTGPVDTTDLPDGALADLRRGTLGFVFQSYNLLPQHSALRNVVLPFTGRRGEGETRARELLARVGLAERADHLPSELSGGEQQRVALARALINDPPVVLADEPTGNLDTESEEVLLGLFRELADEGRAVLLVTHNPAVSDAADVVHRLDKGRFPRPAVETESPE
- a CDS encoding PLP-dependent aminotransferase family protein, giving the protein MDLHLAVAAGGGRRAGLERALRDAVRDGRLAPGDRLPATRQLAEELGVSRNTVKAAYDQLVAEGYLTARQGSGTRVAALPPVEAGPPGTGEPARAPRFDLRPGSPDVGAFPAAAWLRALRAAIARAPSPAYDYGDPRGRIELRTALSGYLGRARGVAAPPERIVITSGYVQGLALLTRVLDGGPVAMEDPGLPFHRDVVRRHGGAVVPVEVDGRGACLPPGGCAAVVVTPAHQYPTGVTLHPERRRALTEWARARGGLIVEDDYDGEFRYDRQPVGALQGMAPGQVAYLGTASKTLGPALRLGWMVLPPHLVDAVADAKLHSDHHTEVLGQLALAELIDSHAYDRHVRSCRLRYRRRRDLLLDRLGAHRVRGIAAGLHALVEVDDEERVMARAEAHGLAVGRLADHWHTPGGDRPQGLVVGYGTPREGACREALEVLARVLGEA
- a CDS encoding ABC transporter permease gives rise to the protein MNAFSLALANVRALRRRLFGLVALVSVAAAVCLGALGIADRAQGATDADVKESSANRSITVDKPDGRPDTPQLTDRTAARLAKLPQVESVQHRAQVSFGVLTEVGDTVLLYATTHRPALTPPVTKSVRKNLFPLRPGELVTPAASQGVDLSKLVGQKIDVETTRYVRQGEGTGVTGQARLVGVYDPTWQLDNPGAAYAADATVIEWAAQRSGEPVDGYVSTIGYDQLTVVAKTAADVPAVMESVQRLGYPAVTLQQQLEALPAVLEMIKLVGQVLLGVLGVLAFVGAVTVTGALSRQRAQEIGILKAVGFRTRSVLTMLVTEMALVGAVAALIGAVLGAALGSGAAALLRGSADLAPYVKGWVLLPSATTLLLLLGLTVLVVAIGSLAPARRAASMSPTDAMKDW
- a CDS encoding MFS transporter, giving the protein MTSRLLPPAGPRRTLALAQLSNSVGDGAYYTTSALYFTQIVGLSPARVGLGLTVGWAVGSLAGVPLGRLADRRGPRGTAVLLALATGLAVASFTVVRGFVPFVLVACGYAAAQSGLAAARQALLAGLVSAGDRTGLLAHLQSTLNAGLAVGAGLGGLALHAGTRTAYLAVFTLDGLSFLLCAGLLSRLPAVRAGSGRRPAGLGVLRDRPYAVLALLNTVLLLRLPLLSLVLPLWITRRTDAPAWMVSALFVLNTGAVMAFQVRVARGVTGPATATRAIRRASWVMLAACGAFALSAGAPPWAAAGVLVLGAVLQVAAEMGQSAGSWQLSFDLAPRDRTGEYQGLFGTGVTVARTLGPLLLTSLLVDWGTPGWLTLGAVMLAASYAMGPAARHASGRREAGERAAVAVG